The Arabidopsis thaliana chromosome 5, partial sequence genomic interval CAATAATCAACGGCTGAGATCAATTGCTGGAAATATCTACGAGCAGCGTCTTCGTGTAACTTACCTTTAGAGATTTTGCAGAAAAGCTCGCCGCCTTTAACGAACTCCATGACGAAGAAGATCTTGGTCTTCGTAGCCATGACTTCTTTCAATTCAACTATGTTGGGATGACGAACGAGCTTCATGATTGAAATCTCGCGTTTGATTTGTTCCATCATTCCAGGTCTCTTCATTACTTGATCCTTGTTGATGACTTTGATTGCGACGCACTCGCCGCCGATGATCTCTTTGCCGTAATAGACTTTGGCGAAGGTTCCTTTGCCTAATAACCTTCCCATCTCGTACTTTCCGAACAGAACTCGCCGTTCTTCCTCCATTTGATATTTACACCGACTAGGGAAAATGAAatagtggaagaagaagatgaagaaggaggaTTAAGAAAAGGTGGTGTTGAAGCATGAAGTTTGATTAGTATTTTGAGTACATGAGGATATATTACTCTCATAGGTGAAGAAGTAGAGCAATTCCATGGAATAtgggagaggaagagaaatgaggaagaagaagaagaagtgtgcAAATGAATCACAAACGCAGCTACGTGGTGTCCTCTTATTATATACTGAACACTCTTTGAATTTATAGACAAGGTGATAAGCCACTCACAAAGTCACACATGTCACACTGCAATaactttactttttctttggaatttgttttttatatggaaaataagttttttttacaaaaaaaaaaaaaaaaaaaaaatggtcatcatttaaaacatattgtttgcagttaaaaaaattatgggtactagattttgtttttgttttgttatagtGTTGTACATAAAGAATTTTGTATAACCTTCTATATTTCTACACACGGCATATTGTTTGCTAGATTTTATTCTTAAGAACAACATTCAGAACAATGTCTCTTgtgttttttcctttcttaatttgttaattactTGGACAAAACTAGATGCTAACAATTATTTCTAAGACTTTGGGGGTcatatgtatgttttttttttttttaatattctctATTACCTTATAATgttaaatcatttttgtatAACGTAACacttaaaattttctattattttacaATACACCAATttctagaagaaaataaaacagtgtcaaaataataatcaacGTCAAAGGAAATAGGCAATTTAAATAGGTAAATATAACACAGTATGTGTAAATAACATAACCTAAACTTTAGATTATGTTATCATCAAATAAGATTATGCTGTTTGAATGCTATGattttctataattctattaaattttactttttcacGAATAAATATCGTCGGAGAAAAAGGAATAGGTAATCAATTATTGACAGAACTTCCTTAAAATAATGTCAATAATTCTCTCCAACGGTCTAATGCTTTTTGTCCCCCTTATCTTATGTGGTGGTTCCACCCAACCTTTcgtataaaaaatttaaattattttaaaatcatttcataaacTAGCATACAAATCAAGTTTCTGGTGAGTAGACCATGAAAATTCTAATTAAcatatccatttttttttaaaaacaaaaattcaaaatcatttacaatattaatttgtttctaaatcaTATAGCTCAATTCcatttttatcatcaaaagataaaagattATTAGCCAAAACTTAATGCACGGCTAGCTAATCGTTATTTAGGGATGTCATGTCACTATCTTCAAAGTAGGGAGATCTATTGTGTTCCACCAAGGAATGTTTTAGGATCTAGTCTACTGATCAGGAATTAGACTACTTTACTAACCATTAATAACAccataaaaatataactaataattgtatacaaaaaaacacGTATGCGGGATTAGTCCAAATAGAAGCATACCTTGTCCAAATACATACTAAAGTCAGGGGCAGACCCACGTTATGGCTTGTGGAGGCAAGTGCCCCCAGCAGCAATATATAAATAGGTAAAAAAGTTTACACTAGACAAGATTAATTAAAGCAGCAAAGTGGTTAGAGCTTCCTCCACAAGTCTATATTAAAATAACGAGATTGGACACATAACACATACAGCCTTATGCTGTCTACTAAACGCGacagaaatgaaaaaacaatgtaaaatAACGATGAATATTCacattcaaaagaagaagccaaTATCAAACtgtacaacaacaacaacaacaacaaaaaaagcttttagaagGAAGCTATGCATGAGTTTTACAGAGAGAAAGCTTTTGCTACATATGAAACCTAATCAAACCTTATTATTCATTATTCATATTCAAAACCATTGTTATTCCACCATCACCTTCACAAAGCAAGCTTATTATACCTCTACAGTTCCCTCCTGCTTTAGCTCTGAGTACATTCAAATGGGTGAAAGTTTCCTTCTGCAAATTCTTGCATCCTAAACCTTTGCATTAGCTCCACAGACCTGCAAATGAATCATCAATGTACCAAATCATCAAACCCATTTTGTGTACTCTGAAACCGCCTTGGAGCTTTTATATTAACTCAAACCACCTATCCCAGAAAACTTACAGAGGATTCTCTCGATTGCGGCTTAGCTTCTGTTGATTACTCTCCATTACTTCCACTACATTGGCGGTTGCTGGTCCAGCTGATCCTCCTGCTACAATTGATGGGACTGATGCGGTTGGGCTCCATATCTGTACACATATTTTTACATGCAAATGTTAGTTTTAGAGATCTTACACGAAATGAAAACCAAACCCTGAAGACAGCTTTGTGTGCCTGCTTACCTTTATTGTGTTATCAATTCCACTCGTTGCTACAACACTATCAAACGGATGGCATTGAATGCAGTTCAAAACTAGAGACGAAAGATGATTCTTTTAGCCAACTCGAaattcaatgaaaaaaaaagatacttaTGTAATGGATAAAATgtgaaaggaaaaaagatcACCTGATTCATCGCCAACGAGCACTTTCATAAGCCTTCCAGTCTGTTTCTCCCATATAAACCACCGACCGTCATCGCTTCCACTTGCAATATATTCACCTGAAATTTGGTAATAAAATGTTCACAGAAAGTCGATACCGTAttgaatttcaaattttataaaccgCTTTTTCTACTAGAATGGAAAATTGCACTCAGATAACATGAAAGTTGCAACCCCAAGAAACTTACCTCTCTGACCAAGAAAACTGGCCTGCTTAATATCAGTTCCTACGTTACAGTGGCCAACATATCTACGTTTCATATCAATGGCTCCCTCTGGCTATAATCACCAAAAAACCATTGGTGTAAAAGGTATCCATCAAATTAGGTAAAAGTATGACGCAGCATAAAAGAAGTCAAGTACTAACTTAAAACGTATTCAATgtgttaaatttgttttgctttaaaataaataacaatacCATAATCTTAGAACTAACCTGATAAGACGTCCTATCATTTTGAGATGACGATGCAGTTCCTGAGGAGGCATTGTCAACTGTATTTTCCATCGGTTTATCATCACCTACTCTATGAATTCGTAAGTTGAGACTGCCACGCATAGAATTTGAGTCTGTATCTCGTCCTTCATCATCAGACAACGAAGTTTGAATATCCAACTCCAATTCCTCATCATAATCAGAATCTTCTCTTTCGGATCTCGACATATCATGTGAACTGTCACTGTTGGCCTCTGATCTATATAGTATGTCGCTTAAAGAAAGTACTCTAGTAGTTCCAGCTCCTGTCTCTTCGTTTTTCTCAGCTCCAGCTGATTTGTCAAACAAAAGACAAGTAcaagaatattaaaatgtGAATATAAATTCCCTTGCCTGTTGAATCATGAAAGCTTCTAAGCACATTAATACTCCTTGGGAATGAAAGAATCCACCAAATCTAAAAGAATAGCTCTACATCTGTTACTTTGATACActtttgaatcaaaagaaatatcaGACAtattaaccaacaaaattagATGTAGAAAGAGAAGCCAGATGGACTTAAAGATGATACTACGAATCTATGCTTAAGATTTTCTCTCATGTGTCCACATTGATTACTAGAAACGAGTGGTTATAACTCATTGAAGAgcctaaaaaaacaaaaaacaaaaacatctaaGCAGAAACATCTTGAACCTCTATCCTAGCTCATAGAGGAAAACAGAAACAGCAGGAAAGTAGATAACATCTGTTACTAAGCAAACCTGCAGGAAAAGACATACATCAGTTGGCACAAACCTGCTTGAAGATCCCTTTTAATGCTCTCCACTTTTGCCACTATATCGGCATCTGATGGGTTCATATGTTGTGCAGCAGTCGCAAAATCTAGAGCTTCTTTACATTTTCCCAACTGCGTGAAAGCACATATGTATATGAAATGGAAGGGTGACTAAAATAAATGCTTATTGCAGAACCATCTCTATGTCAAATAGTAAACTTAAAATTAACTGTGATCAGAGCTATGAATTTACTTGCTGCAGCGCTTCAGACATGTAGTAATGAGCTTTAAAGGATGAAGCATCAATTCTCCGAGCATTATGGCAATCTCTTACGGCCATATGAGCATCATTCTTCCACTTCCtctgaaaaataaacaaatcagCTGATTATGGTTATTAGAGAGGAGTAATGTAGGGATTCAAGCTAGTTATAGACACCAGTTCTAAAGGACCTTGAGTAACAATGCGGCACGAGTACAAAGGCATTCATGCCTTAGCGCAGACTCAATATCATTAGAATGAGCATCCAGAACTTCATTAGCTGCCTCAATTGCATAGAAAACATCTGTACCCTCTTCTAAAGACCATTTAGCAATTTCTACCAATTCCGTACACTTCTTAACCTGAAAAGAACGGCGTCAGATGCACTAAGAATATGGAATGACAAGGTCACCATATGGAACAATTACAGAGGGAGGTGCGAACCGTTGCAGCATTGCTACTTCTGTGAAAGCCATTTTGAGGAGTGGTGGAAACCTGAGGTGGAGATTCTACATCGTGGAGGTTGTTactgaaagaaaacaagttatCTACATCTCCTGGTGTGTATTGCATGATTCCAGTGCCTACAAGTCACAAACAAAGGAATGAATCATCATATATTGAGCTTAAGTCAAAGTACCAAAATGTTAGGAAAACTGACATTTTCAATGCGAAAAGGTGCCTAAAACAAGATAACtagcaaagaaaaatatttctaaactaaGTGGTGAAGTACAGATTGGCAGTACAAATGTAAATAACAAAAGGTAAGCAAAAAACTGGTGGGCTAACACATCCATCATCCTTAATCCAATTTTTAAAAGGGCCACATAATAGCATATCCATTTGAAATCTCAGAGGATATCAATAACTTTCCAAATGTTCCATCGAAATTTTTCATGCAGGATTACAATGTCTTTAGCAGAACTGAAAGGGGCAtgaacaggaaaaaaaaaagaaaacaaagcgacataaatcaaaatatttcaatatgaagttcaattatttttcttaacaaattcAAGTTCATACTGCACGATTAACTATTCACGGAATTTAAGCTTTAAGCAGCAAACAACTCAACTGCAAATACCATTATTTACATTCATCAGGTAGACATGCTCCCCACTGTAACTGAGCAAAACTTCTTCGCCATTAGGACTGAAAGTAACATGTGTTAGGTGCAAATTTGTTCGCCCCTGAAATAATTTAAGATGTAGCAGACAGTGAGCTTGGGAAACACTTTGACCAAGAAAACAGCAATGCAGAACTAAGAACTAGTAGAGTATCTTAATATCAATCAGGCTAAACTAACACGTTCAGAAAGATGCATGGGACAGAAGTAATTGACACACGGAGGTGGAGGCATCCTTTTCCGACTTGATGCCAACGGTGGGAGCATCCTTCTATCGTATAAACGAGCAAATGCATCACTGCCAAAgatgaaaaaagagagtagCAAGTTAGTTAAGAAATAAGGAGAGAACTCTGATCCAAAAACATGGAAGCAAATACCTTCCACCAACAAGAAGTAGGTGCGGTCTTGTGGCACTTATATCACAAGACTTCAGGGAGAGAGTTTGCTTTGGAGGATCAGCTAGTGCTCTTTTGGCACCACTGCGCAGATCAAGCTGCAAAATTCAGAGCTATCAACAACTTTCATTTGCAGAAGAAAGTTTTCATAAGAGCCACACCTATAACTATACGTCTACAAAGTATCCAGATAGGGCTCATATGATATTCAAACATCCACAAAAAAACTCTGATTATAGACAAGTATCAAAATACTGTTTTTGAGAAAGTTAAAGCCAAGATGGAAGTACTAGAGAAATACAAACGTAATTGAAAACAATGTAACCACAGTTTGGATATCACCAGAACACTGCGGCATTCTTGGTGAGCGGTTCCAGCAGGAGGACAAGAGGTAGATTCCCGGAAATCATGCTGCCTTAAAGTCCCATCTTCACTAGCACTCCATACAACATTGGGGTTACCAGGTTCGACCTACATGGTGGTAAAAACATCTGTTAAGCAAACAGCTCAAAATGCTAGACCCAAATAATGATTAAGAGGGTCTTACAGCTAGTTTTTTCACTCTTCGTGTGTGACATTGGTACAATGCTGATGGAATAATAGCATTGTCATCTTCTGCTCTACCGCTTAACCGGGATGTATTGAATAGCCTAACCTACACGATAGGAAAAATATATGCACACACctcaaaagaaaagtaaaagtcACCTGAATACCATGCAAAGCCAAATGAATGCAAAACCCAAAAGGTGTAGTTTTATATACCTCAGCATCTCCAGCACCAGATACCACAAGCTCGTCAGAGGTTTCAGGGACAAACTTCGTACAGAAGATGTTGGCAGTATGCCCTGTATCTATAGAATGCAAAAGCTTCCGACTGGAGTAATTCCAAATATTGAtctacaaattaaaagaagatataaatgTCAAGACAAGGCAACGATACAGCACCAGGCGAGAGAAATTAGATGCTTAAATGGACTTCTTTAACAATCCCATCCAAAATTAGATACAAGTGATACACGTTCGTTCCCAAACCAAACAAGCTCAACTAACTGACACAAAGACttgaaatcaacaaaaaaaaattgcatataCCCTTAAATCATCTGATCCAGATATCAAAAGTGAACCATTAGAGTTCCACGCTAAAGCATTAACACAGCCTTGATGTCCCTGccacacacaacaaaaacatcttAAGGAAAGAGCAACAAGCAGAATGAAGATAGTCAAAGATTGAGTAATAACCTCCAATTCTTGCTCCTGAGAAAGTCTCCGAACCAAGGAAGAGTGAAACTGCATTCTTTGATCAACCTCCTACACATACAACAGTCGACAAACATTGCCAGAGAGAGTAAAATTTCAATTGGAAGCAAGAATTGACAAAAGTTGATTCAAGGATTCAACTATAAATTAAACACCTCCATAGATCAAACTCGAGCACTGTAGCTAAAAACCCTAGCAATGAgggaaaaaaaacgaattccAATGGGAcgcagaggagaagaaagattggGGGGAGACGTACATGACTTGGGTCCTGGGACCTTGTGTGGAGGAGATTGAAGATGTTACCATCGTGAAAACTGAGATTATCCATGGAGAAATCGATCAGCACCGATCacaaattggaagaagaagcccTCCTTCTTTGGCTCTTTGTAATCTGACGCTATTTCTCGTGCCCGGTTCTACATTCTCGGTGAGATCCTCTGCGGCGCATGTGTTGGGTTATCTATGTTCTCTAATTACATCTCAGCcgttcgttttttttgttttgctgcGTTGGTAAAATCAAGTAAAAATCCTTATCGGGATAACAATTTAACATATGGTGACTGACTGGTGAACCACCATTTGCTGTCGATAAATCGGTAGCaacttatttaatttcttccACATTTAAAAGTTAGATATAAAATTTGTACAAAATTGTTTCTCAATATTCGTAAACATATGTATTTTTTCCCACGTAacaatttgtaacaaaaatgtCACATATATAAGTTGTCGCCCTTAGTTTTGCTTACAGATTAATTAGGGACAATCGTTAACTTTTTTATTGCTATGTGTATCGAAAGACTCTGTCACttttttcaccatttttctACTACTAGGTCTAGGTTCTTCTACAT includes:
- the ASG2 gene encoding transducin family protein / WD-40 repeat family protein (transducin family protein / WD-40 repeat family protein; FUNCTIONS IN: nucleotide binding; INVOLVED IN: biological_process unknown; LOCATED IN: plasma membrane, CUL4 RING ubiquitin ligase complex; EXPRESSED IN: 24 plant structures; EXPRESSED DURING: 15 growth stages; CONTAINS InterPro DOMAIN/s: WD40 repeat 2 (InterPro:IPR019782), WD40 repeat-like-containing domain (InterPro:IPR011046), WD40-repeat-containing domain (InterPro:IPR017986), WD40/YVTN repeat-like-containing domain (InterPro:IPR015943), WD40 repeat (InterPro:IPR001680), WD40 repeat, subgroup (InterPro:IPR019781); BEST Arabidopsis thaliana protein match is: Transducin/WD40 repeat-like superfamily protein (TAIR:AT3G45620.1); Has 30201 Blast hits to 17322 proteins in 780 species: Archae - 12; Bacteria - 1396; Metazoa - 17338; Fungi - 3422; Plants - 5037; Viruses - 0; Other Eukaryotes - 2996 (source: NCBI BLink).), which produces MDNLSFHDGNIFNLLHTRSQDPSHEVDQRMQFHSSLVRRLSQEQELEGHQGCVNALAWNSNGSLLISGSDDLRINIWNYSSRKLLHSIDTGHTANIFCTKFVPETSDELVVSGAGDAEVRLFNTSRLSGRAEDDNAIIPSALYQCHTRRVKKLAVEPGNPNVVWSASEDGTLRQHDFRESTSCPPAGTAHQECRSVLLDLRSGAKRALADPPKQTLSLKSCDISATRPHLLLVGGSDAFARLYDRRMLPPLASSRKRMPPPPCVNYFCPMHLSERGRTNLHLTHVTFSPNGEEVLLSYSGEHVYLMNVNNGICSTGIMQYTPGDVDNLFSFSNNLHDVESPPQVSTTPQNGFHRSSNAATVKKCTELVEIAKWSLEEGTDVFYAIEAANEVLDAHSNDIESALRHECLCTRAALLLKRKWKNDAHMAVRDCHNARRIDASSFKAHYYMSEALQQLGKCKEALDFATAAQHMNPSDADIVAKVESIKRDLQAAGAEKNEETGAGTTRVLSLSDILYRSEANSDSSHDMSRSEREDSDYDEELELDIQTSLSDDEGRDTDSNSMRGSLNLRIHRVGDDKPMENTVDNASSGTASSSQNDRTSYQPEGAIDMKRRYVGHCNVGTDIKQASFLGQRGEYIASGSDDGRWFIWEKQTGRLMKVLVGDESVLNCIQCHPFDSVVATSGIDNTIKIWSPTASVPSIVAGGSAGPATANVVEVMESNQQKLSRNRENPLSVELMQRFRMQEFAEGNFHPFECTQS
- the ASG2 gene encoding transducin family protein / WD-40 repeat family protein (transducin family protein / WD-40 repeat family protein; FUNCTIONS IN: nucleotide binding; INVOLVED IN: biological_process unknown; LOCATED IN: CUL4 RING ubiquitin ligase complex; EXPRESSED IN: 24 plant structures; EXPRESSED DURING: 15 growth stages; CONTAINS InterPro DOMAIN/s: WD40 repeat 2 (InterPro:IPR019782), WD40 repeat-like-containing domain (InterPro:IPR011046), WD40-repeat-containing domain (InterPro:IPR017986), WD40/YVTN repeat-like-containing domain (InterPro:IPR015943), WD40 repeat (InterPro:IPR001680), WD40 repeat, subgroup (InterPro:IPR019781); BEST Arabidopsis thaliana protein match is: Transducin/WD40 repeat-like superfamily protein (TAIR:AT3G45620.1).), whose translation is MDNLSFHDGNIFNLLHTRSQDPSHEVDQRMQFHSSLVRRLSQEQELEGHQGCVNALAWNSNGSLLISGSDDLRINIWNYSSRKLLHSIDTGHTANIFCTKFVPETSDELVVSGAGDAEVRLFNTSRLSGRAEDDNAIIPSALYQCHTRRVKKLAVEPGNPNVVWSASEDGTLRQHDFRESTSCPPAGTAHQECRSVLLDLRSGAKRALADPPKQTLSLKSCDISATRPHLLLVGGSDAFARLYDRRMLPPLASSRKRMPPPPCVNYFCPMHLSERGRTNLHLTHVTFSPNGEEVLLSYSGEHVYLMNVNNGTGIMQYTPGDVDNLFSFSNNLHDVESPPQVSTTPQNGFHRSSNAATVKKCTELVEIAKWSLEEGTDVFYAIEAANEVLDAHSNDIESALRHECLCTRAALLLKRKWKNDAHMAVRDCHNARRIDASSFKAHYYMSEALQQLGKCKEALDFATAAQHMNPSDADIVAKVESIKRDLQAAGAEKNEETGAGTTRVLSLSDILYRSEANSDSSHDMSRSEREDSDYDEELELDIQTSLSDDEGRDTDSNSMRGSLNLRIHRVGDDKPMENTVDNASSGTASSSQNDRTSYQPEGAIDMKRRYVGHCNVGTDIKQASFLGQRGEYIASGSDDGRWFIWEKQTGRLMKVLVGDESVLNCIQCHPFDSVVATSGIDNTIKIWSPTASVPSIVAGGSAGPATANVVEVMESNQQKLSRNRENPLSVELMQRFRMQEFAEGNFHPFECTQS